The proteins below come from a single Eptesicus fuscus isolate TK198812 chromosome 5, DD_ASM_mEF_20220401, whole genome shotgun sequence genomic window:
- the GNG2 gene encoding guanine nucleotide-binding protein G(I)/G(S)/G(O) subunit gamma-2, translated as MASNNTASIAQARKLVEQLKMEANIDRIKVSKAAADLMAYCEAHAKEDPLLTPVPASENPFREKKFFCAIL; from the exons ATGGCTAGCAACAACACTGCCAGCATAGCGCAAGCCAGGAAGCTGGTGGAACAGCTGAAGATGGAAGCCAACATCGACAGGATAAAG GTATCCAAGGCAGCTGCAGACTTGATGGCCTACTGTGAAGCTCATGCCAAGGAAGACCCCCTCCTGACTCCTGTTCCGGCTTCAGAGAACCCATTCAGGGAGAAGAAGTTTTTCTGTGCCATCCTTTAA